In Candidatus Poribacteria bacterium, the following are encoded in one genomic region:
- a CDS encoding sulfatase → MNKPYKSVMFVIADDWSRIAQCYGNEVIRTPHIDAFAERGVVFDYAFCTSPSCAVSRACILTGQHSHTHGQYGHCHGIHGFRTHEYMQSVPKILKAHGFATACLGKKHVEPESVYPFDFEPKVNARSPVEMAAKVTEFLNENADTPFYLHIGSSYPHRAGKGFGNDRTHAGIEPSSYSPDEIIVPNFLPDVPAVREDLADYYESVSRWDAVVGSVLEALDTSGRADETLVFVTTDHAMPFPGAKASSFDSGHHCPLLIASPTQQKRGFHNQALVNWVDFCPTMLDWCGVTHPDGVDALPGRSLLTVLEDDSPYPGNGDWEETYFSHCFHEVTNYYPYRVLRGRRYKYVRNLAYQLETPLPSDLFRSISWTAVRNDNVQQLGERQRTEFLQQSREALFDMQNDPAESRNLIDAPQLQDIANEMRQKVIEFRQKTEDPWLEQSFQEGETQPFFT, encoded by the coding sequence ATGAACAAGCCCTATAAAAGCGTTATGTTTGTCATCGCGGACGATTGGAGCCGAATTGCACAATGCTACGGAAATGAGGTCATCCGAACCCCGCACATCGATGCGTTTGCCGAACGCGGTGTTGTGTTTGATTATGCTTTCTGCACAAGCCCCTCATGCGCTGTGAGCCGCGCCTGTATTCTTACAGGACAACATAGCCATACACACGGACAATATGGACACTGCCACGGCATTCACGGATTTCGCACACATGAATATATGCAATCGGTGCCGAAAATTTTGAAAGCGCACGGATTTGCCACGGCGTGCCTCGGAAAGAAACACGTTGAACCTGAAAGTGTTTATCCTTTCGATTTTGAACCGAAAGTCAATGCCCGTAGTCCTGTAGAAATGGCGGCGAAGGTTACAGAATTTCTCAACGAGAATGCAGATACACCGTTTTACCTCCACATTGGCAGTAGTTATCCACATCGCGCTGGCAAGGGGTTTGGGAATGACCGAACGCATGCTGGCATCGAACCGAGTTCTTATTCGCCAGATGAGATCATTGTCCCGAACTTCCTGCCGGACGTTCCCGCTGTCCGTGAAGATCTCGCTGATTATTACGAGAGTGTGTCGCGGTGGGACGCTGTGGTGGGTTCAGTTCTGGAGGCACTTGACACTTCCGGACGTGCAGATGAAACCCTTGTCTTTGTTACAACGGATCACGCGATGCCATTTCCGGGCGCGAAGGCATCCAGTTTTGATAGCGGACACCACTGTCCGTTACTTATTGCGAGTCCAACGCAACAGAAACGCGGTTTTCACAATCAGGCACTCGTTAACTGGGTAGATTTCTGTCCGACAATGTTAGATTGGTGCGGTGTTACACATCCGGACGGAGTAGACGCGCTTCCTGGTAGATCGCTGCTTACTGTCTTGGAGGACGATAGTCCATACCCGGGTAACGGCGACTGGGAGGAAACGTACTTTTCCCACTGTTTCCACGAGGTGACGAACTATTATCCGTATCGCGTCCTGCGTGGTAGACGGTATAAGTATGTCCGAAATCTGGCATATCAGTTGGAGACACCTCTCCCCAGCGACCTGTTCCGCTCAATCTCATGGACAGCCGTGCGGAACGACAACGTCCAACAGCTCGGTGAACGACAACGGACCGAATTCCTACAGCAGAGCCGAGAGGCTTTATTTGATATGCAGAACGATCCAGCCGAGTCGCGAAATCTAATTGACGCACCGCAGTTACAAGACATCGCCAACGAGATGCGCCAAAAGGTTATTGAATTCCGTCAGAAAACTGAAGATCCGTGGCTTGAGCAGTCCTTCCAAGAAGGCGAAACACAACCTTTTTTCACGTAA
- a CDS encoding AAA family ATPase, with the protein MQNYDLEAINARIQADSGLIQQILTETGKVIVGQSALLEGLVIGLLCNGHILLEGVPGLAKTTAVSALAQTIDASFNRLQFTPDLLPADLVGTLIYDQQKGDFYTKKGPIFANIILADEINRAPAKVQSALLEAMQERQVTIGGTTYPLDDPFLVLATQNPIEHEGTYPLPEAQVDRFMLKIKVNYPSHGEELQILRRMTTEEISTIQPVISPEDILRFREAVRSIYMAEQLESYIVDLVCATRAPEAYRLDELSTFIEYGASPRATIFLAFAARARAFLSQRGYVTPEDIHTVGMDVLRHRVIISYEAEAEGRDVESIISQVFAKIEVP; encoded by the coding sequence TTGCAAAACTACGATTTAGAGGCGATAAATGCCCGCATCCAAGCAGACAGTGGGCTTATACAGCAGATTCTCACAGAGACAGGAAAAGTCATCGTCGGACAAAGTGCGCTGTTAGAGGGGTTAGTGATTGGATTGCTCTGCAACGGGCATATTCTACTTGAAGGGGTACCCGGCCTCGCGAAGACGACCGCTGTGAGTGCTCTTGCGCAGACGATAGACGCTTCTTTCAATCGCCTTCAGTTTACACCCGATCTGCTCCCCGCCGACCTCGTTGGGACCCTTATCTACGATCAACAAAAAGGGGATTTTTACACGAAAAAGGGACCCATTTTTGCCAACATTATCCTCGCAGATGAGATAAATCGCGCACCCGCCAAAGTGCAAAGTGCCTTACTTGAAGCGATGCAGGAACGGCAGGTAACAATCGGTGGGACGACTTATCCGCTTGACGATCCGTTTCTCGTTTTGGCGACGCAAAATCCGATTGAGCACGAAGGCACCTATCCGCTCCCCGAAGCACAAGTGGATAGATTTATGCTCAAGATTAAGGTTAACTACCCTTCACATGGAGAGGAATTGCAAATTCTCCGACGCATGACGACCGAAGAAATCTCAACGATTCAACCGGTAATTTCTCCGGAAGATATTCTCCGATTCCGAGAGGCGGTCCGCAGCATCTATATGGCAGAGCAGTTGGAGAGTTATATTGTCGATTTGGTGTGTGCGACGCGCGCACCAGAAGCGTATCGATTGGATGAACTCAGCACATTCATTGAATACGGTGCTTCGCCGCGCGCGACCATTTTTCTGGCGTTTGCTGCGAGAGCACGGGCGTTCCTTTCTCAACGCGGTTACGTTACGCCTGAAGACATCCATACAGTCGGCATGGATGTCCTGAGACACAGGGTCATCATCAGTTACGAAGCAGAGGCGGAGGGGCGCGATGTCGAGAGTATTATTTCGCAGGTATTCGCGAAGATTGAAGTGCCTTGA